A single Seriola aureovittata isolate HTS-2021-v1 ecotype China chromosome 19, ASM2101889v1, whole genome shotgun sequence DNA region contains:
- the LOC130187192 gene encoding syntaxin-11-like isoform X2: MRDMLERLQTISEEQEDYDEDYDGDKMTLSQQAVVFENSSAIDKILKEAHSLRKEISLLRLEVERLSTHNERFGTSVRRLTLLKKDSDSIARAIQQRGEAVYIRLQALGKESSQLEEKEGRNSAVGRIARVQYDTLTQAFHTAMSDYNKAEEKQRSTCRGRIQRQASIMGSDINDEQLDVLVDKGGEGWTELSQSLQAQGTRSHRWAMCEMKGRHKELVELEARMKDVHELFLNMAMLVEEQGSMINNIESNVCRTQEHVEKINVHIKRAIRYKRKNPFTQCCPCLPCWRHNQTF, from the coding sequence ATGCGGGACATGCTGGAGAGGCTGCAGACCATTagtgaggagcaggaggactATGATGAGGACTATGATGGAGACAAAATGACTCTGTCTCAACAGGCAGTGGTGTTTGAGAACTCCTCAGCTATTGACAAGATCCTGAAGGAGGCCCACTCTCTACGCAAGGAGATCTCCTTGCTCCGCTTAGAAGTTGAGCGTCTGAGCACACACAATGAACGCTTTGGGACTTCTGTGCGACGCCTCACCCTACTCAAAAAGGACTCGGACTCCATCGCCAGGGCGATCCAGCAACGTGGGGAGGCTGTGTACATCCGCCTGCAGGCTCTAGGTAAGGAGAGCAGccagctggaggagaaagaaggtCGCAATTCAGCTGTTGGCCGCATAGCCCGTGTTCAGTATGACACACTGACCCAAGCCTTCCACACTGCCATGAGTGACTACAATAAGGCcgaagagaagcagaggagcaCATGTCGGGGGAGGATCCAGAGGCAGGCCTCCATTATGGGGTCTGACATCAATGATGAGCAGCTGGACGTGCTGGTGGACAAAGGGGGTGAAGGATGGACTGAGCTGTCCCAGAGTCTGCAGGCACAAGGTACACGCTCACACCGGTGGGCAATGTGTGAGATGAAAGGCAGACACAAGGAACTAGTGGAGCTGGAGGCCAGGATGAAGGACGTTCATGAACTGTTCTTGAACATGGCCATGCTGGTGGAGGAGCAGGGATCCATGATCAATAATATCGAGTCCAATGTGTGTAGAACTCAGGAACATGTTGAAAAAATCAACGTTCACATCAAGAGGGCCATTCGGTACAAGAGGAAAAATCCATTTACTCAATGTTGTCCCTGTCTACCCTGTTGGAGACACAACCAAACATTTTAG
- the LOC130187192 gene encoding syntaxin-11-like isoform X1, producing MRVRKTEGLCLVLRKPVTSGRMRDMLERLQTISEEQEDYDEDYDGDKMTLSQQAVVFENSSAIDKILKEAHSLRKEISLLRLEVERLSTHNERFGTSVRRLTLLKKDSDSIARAIQQRGEAVYIRLQALGKESSQLEEKEGRNSAVGRIARVQYDTLTQAFHTAMSDYNKAEEKQRSTCRGRIQRQASIMGSDINDEQLDVLVDKGGEGWTELSQSLQAQGTRSHRWAMCEMKGRHKELVELEARMKDVHELFLNMAMLVEEQGSMINNIESNVCRTQEHVEKINVHIKRAIRYKRKNPFTQCCPCLPCWRHNQTF from the exons ATGAGAGTGAGAAAGACTGAAGGATTGTGTCTGGTATTGCGGAAGCCAGTCACATCAG GCAGAATGCGGGACATGCTGGAGAGGCTGCAGACCATTagtgaggagcaggaggactATGATGAGGACTATGATGGAGACAAAATGACTCTGTCTCAACAGGCAGTGGTGTTTGAGAACTCCTCAGCTATTGACAAGATCCTGAAGGAGGCCCACTCTCTACGCAAGGAGATCTCCTTGCTCCGCTTAGAAGTTGAGCGTCTGAGCACACACAATGAACGCTTTGGGACTTCTGTGCGACGCCTCACCCTACTCAAAAAGGACTCGGACTCCATCGCCAGGGCGATCCAGCAACGTGGGGAGGCTGTGTACATCCGCCTGCAGGCTCTAGGTAAGGAGAGCAGccagctggaggagaaagaaggtCGCAATTCAGCTGTTGGCCGCATAGCCCGTGTTCAGTATGACACACTGACCCAAGCCTTCCACACTGCCATGAGTGACTACAATAAGGCcgaagagaagcagaggagcaCATGTCGGGGGAGGATCCAGAGGCAGGCCTCCATTATGGGGTCTGACATCAATGATGAGCAGCTGGACGTGCTGGTGGACAAAGGGGGTGAAGGATGGACTGAGCTGTCCCAGAGTCTGCAGGCACAAGGTACACGCTCACACCGGTGGGCAATGTGTGAGATGAAAGGCAGACACAAGGAACTAGTGGAGCTGGAGGCCAGGATGAAGGACGTTCATGAACTGTTCTTGAACATGGCCATGCTGGTGGAGGAGCAGGGATCCATGATCAATAATATCGAGTCCAATGTGTGTAGAACTCAGGAACATGTTGAAAAAATCAACGTTCACATCAAGAGGGCCATTCGGTACAAGAGGAAAAATCCATTTACTCAATGTTGTCCCTGTCTACCCTGTTGGAGACACAACCAAACATTTTAG
- the stx11b.1 gene encoding syntaxin-11b.1: MRDRLSHLQEMSSSHVEPMEYEEFTVSDSFSNVDLEEELPHEAVVFDNSPALVEVFSQSQDIHREIQLIRLEVKRLREQNSRMLQGVTTMSTIKKDSNAIGADIKARAEDVLARLQAMDGTAHKLEEAHGSNSAITRIARTQYACLSNGFRDAMFDYNEAEMSHRENCKAQIQRQMEIVGREVTGEQLDEMIEKGQWYIFNDNVVAEGKTARSALSQIEKRHQELVDLETRISGIHEIFLDIAMLVEEQGPMLNSIQTNVQKTDEHIQDALVKLGRAKRHDRNNPFKKMFCSCFPCID, translated from the coding sequence ATGAGGGACAGACTGAGCCACCTACAGGAAATGTCCAGCAGCCATGTGGAGCCGATGGAGTATGAAGAGTTCACTGTCTCCGACTCCTTCAGTAATGTGGACCTGGAGGAGGAGTTGCCCCATGAGGCAGTAGTGTTTGACAACAGCCCTGCTCTGGTGGAGGTCTTTTCCCAGTCACAAGATATCCACAGAGAGATCCAACTCATCCGCCTGGAGGTAAAAAGGCTCCGTGAGCAGAACTCGCGCATGCTCCAGGGCGTCACCACCATGAGCACTATCAAAAAGGACTCTAACGCCATTGGTGCTGATATAAAGGCTCGGGCTGAGGATGTTCTAGCACGCCTGCAGGCCATGGATGGCACAGCCCACAAGCTAGAGGAGGCGCATGGTTCAAATTCTGCCATCACACGTATTGCCAGAACCCAGTATGCTTGCCTTAGCAATGGTTTCCGTGATGCCATGTTTGACTATAATGAGGCTGAGATGAGCCATCGGGAGAACTGTAAAGCCCAGATCCAGAGGCAGATGGAAATAGTGGGACGTGAGGTCACAGGAGAGCAGCTGGATGAGATGATAGAGAAAGGTCAGTGGTACATCTTTAACGACAACGTGGTGGCTGAAGGTAAAACAGCTCGATCAGCTCTGTCCCAGATTGAGAAACGTCACCAGGAGTTGGTGGACCTGGAGACCCGTATCAGTGGCATCCATGAGATTTTCCTGGACATTGCCATGTTGGTGGAAGAGCAGGGCCCCATGCTGAACTCCATCCAAACTAACGTTCAGAAAACTGATGAACACATACAGGATGCCCTCGTCAAACTTGGCAGGGCCAAGCGCCATGATAGGAACAACccatttaaaaagatgttttgcAGCTGTTTCCCATGCATCGACTAA